CCCGTCGGGATCCGAGATCTTCGACGTATCCGCGGTCAACACATTGCCAACCTTGGGACTGCCCATGACCTCCGGCCTGCCACTGGGAAGGCGGTTCGACGGCAACACCGCCCGTGTCTCCGCGCTCCTCAGCCTGTTCTCGAATCCGCGCGCGTCCGTGTGGTTTACCCAGACCAGGATGCGCCTCCCCTCGTCCTCCGCCCTGACCGTGTACGTGGATGCCGTCCTCCCGGACACTGCCACCCCATTCGAATACCACTGGTAGCCGAAGTCCAGTTCCTCGGGCCCGTCCGGATCCGATATCCCCGAGGTGTCCGCCGTCAACGTCCGCGCCACCCGCGCATCACCGGTGATCAGCGGCACACCCACCGGTGGCTGGTTCAGGCGGAGCGTCGTCGATGCCGGCTGTACCGGGTTGGTCGCGGGCGAGCTATACGTGCGTCTGGTATTGCCAAAGACGATCCTCGCGTCGACCTTGATCCGCTTACGCAGATCCGCCGCCCTGACCGTGTACGTCGACGCCGTCTCCCCTGTGACCGCCACACTGTCCACGAACCACTGGACGCTCTCGACGTCTTCGGTATAGTCGTCATCGACGTCCGCGGTCAGCACGCTACCCACTCGCACCTCGCCCCTGATCTTGACAAAACTGTCGCCAGGCCCGGTGTCGTCCGTACAGCGAACGCCGAAAGCGTCGCTACCGTCGCAAGTATCGCTGTCGAAGTTGTGCGTACAGGCGTCCAGGCGGCTTTCCGTGCCTTGACAGTCGATTTCGAACATGACCGGATTGGGGGGAATACCAATAATCTCACGGTATTCTCCGCCGCGGCGTCCCAACTGGCGACACGCTACTTGCGCGATCCGCTTGCGTAGCTCGCTGTCGCGGTCCACGGCGCACACCGACCCCCAGTAACTGCCGTTGTAGGCGGTCACCACCCGGTCGCCGAACAACCGAACGTCGCCCTTGCTCGGCACATCCGCCGGGACCGCCACGGTCGCCACACTCGTCAGCGTTTCCGCCGTCCCCCTGTCGTCCGTGAAATACACACGCACCCTCAGGTTATGGCCCACATCCGATGTCTCCACCAGGTACGACCTGCCCGTCTGCCCCACCAACGGCACATCGTCCCGCAGCCATTGATAGCTCAACTGCCCGGTGGTGAGGCCGTCGCCGTCGTCGATGCCCGACGTGCCCGCCGTCAGCGTGTATCCCACTTGCACCGTCCCGGAGATGACCGGCAACCCGGTGGGGGCCTGGTTCTGCACACTCGCCGCCACTACCGGCCCCCTGGCCACGCTCGTGACCGATTCCGCCTCCCCCACGTTGTCCGTGAAGCTCACCGTGAGCTTGATCCGTTTCCCCTGCTCCGCCGCCGTCAGCGTGTAGGTCGCACTCGTCGCGTTCGCGATGGACACGTCGTCCGCCAGCCACTGGTACGAGAAGGCCGTCCGGTCCAGCCCGTCGCGATCGTTGATCCCCCCGGTAACGGCCCTCAGCGTCTCGCCCACCCGAAGGACACCCGAGAAGTCCGGCCTTCCCGTGGCCGGGGCGTGCGTCACCGGTTCCGTCCGTGGGCTGAAACGCTGTCTCGATCCCGGCTGCGTCAGCGCCTGAGCGGAGCCCGGACCGCGCACGTTCCCTCGCTCGTCCGGGAGGACGGACGCCCGCCCGGCCTCCGGCCGGACCAGCAGCACCGTCAGTGCCACCAGCACCAGCACCGCCACCGTGACGTAGCCGCGCGGAATCCGAACACCCTCACGTCCGCAACAGGCTCCGGTCGTCAAGTTCATTTTCCGCTCCTTCCGTAACCCTAACGAACGCCCATCAAGGCGGGAACGGCCAACACCGGCGTTCTCGACACATCCCAGAACTGACAGCAATTATCCCTTATGAGGCGAAATAGTCAAAACAGAAATTCCTATTTCACATGCACATGATATTCCACATGCACACATATTGCCGGAAAGTGAGGTGGTCCCGGAAAATCGGACAGGTTGCCAAGGTGTATTCCACCGACTCAGGGAGGGATACACGATGGCACACGACGACGGTTCAGCGGGGACTTCAAGCGATGGCAGCCCTGGAGGCGCCGCGGGGGGACAAGACGATCCAGGAGATCGCCACGCGGCACGAGATCCACCCGAACCAGGTGAGCATCTGGAAACAGCGAGCGGTGGAGGAGATGAAGGAGGTCTTCTCGAAGGGGGCGGAGCGGAAGTGGGACCACCTCAGGGATGCGGCGGAGCGGTTGCGGCCATGCGTTCGGCAGGTAAAGCGGGTGGTGCGGCGGTCGTCATTCCGTATCCGGGTCCGGATCGGTGACTTCCTGCAGCAGTTCCAGCGCGTCCTCGGCTTCTTCTTCCGGCACCTGGATGGTGGCAGCCATGCCCGCGGAGCCGAACCCGCCCCACAGCGGCCCCACCGGCAACAGGCTTAGCGCCGATTCGCCCTGCACCACATAGGTGATGCCGGCACCGTCGAGGACGGACTTGACCACGGCCAGGGTGGTGACATCTACCGTCCGAAACACGTCTACGTAAGCCATGGTTCTCCCAGAAGTTCCTACAGCGTTCGCACCCGGCCGGCGGCCTCTTCCAACGCGCTCGGGTCGGGGTTCACCGCCGCGCCGGCGATGTCCAGCACCAGCCGCGTGACCGCGATGCGCCCGCCCAGGCACACGTCCACGTCCCGGCCGGGCTGCCGCGGGCGCTTGCGATACTCCGCCTGGTAGATGAACGCGCCGTCCTCTCTGCGGTAAGCCACGCCCAGGGGCCGGGTGTCCAGGGGGCAGACCACGGCGTCCACCTCTGCTTCCTCGGGCAGATGCGGCATGTTGGCGTTCCAGTACTCGCCCTGGGAGAGCTCCGTGGTCAGCAGCCGCCGGAGCAGCAGCGCGGCCCTGCGGAACACCGCATCCCAGTCCAGTTCCAAGCCCTTGGCGACGTACTGGGAAATTGCCAGCGCGCGGCAGCCCAGCAACGCCGCCTCCCGCGCCGCGGCCACCGTGCCCGAGATGTAGACGTCGGCCCCGAGGTTCGCTCCCCGGTTCACCCCCGCCAGCACCCATGCCGCATCCGGAACGATCTCCGTGAGCCCGATCCGGACGCAATCCGCGGGCATCCCCTCCACGCTGTAGTGACGCGCGTCGCGCTGTTCCACGGGAATGGGCCGGTCCGTGGTCACCTGGTGGCCGACGCCCGACTTCCCCACGGCCGGTGCCACCACCACCGGGTCGGCCCACTCGCGCACCGCCCTCTCCAGCACCTCCAGGCCCGGCGCGTCGATGCCGTCATCGTTGGTCAACAGAAGTTTCACCGGCTACATCCGTTCCAGTGGCCGTATGCCGAGGATCGTCAGGCCGCTCCGGAGCACCTGCTTCACCGCGGTGAAAAGCAGCAGCCGCGCCTGCGCCTTGCCCGTTTCCTCCCCCTTGACGCGCAGCACCGCGTAACTGCCGTGCAGGCCGCGCGCCAGCTCCAACAGGTAGTTGCACAGGACCGAAGGCTCGTAGAGGCGTCCCGCCTCCCGCAACACGTCGGGGTAACGGGCCACCAGGCTCACCAACCGGTGCGCCTCGGGCTCCACCAGCGGGCTCACGTCGGCCTCCGGGTCGGGCTCGAGGCCGCAGTTGCGCAGGATGCCGGCGATGCGCGCGTGGGCGCTCATGAGATACGGGCCGGTGTCGCCGTCGAAGGAGATGGCCAGGTCCCAGTCGAAGCGGTAGTCCTTGATGCGCTGCTTGGACAGGTCGGCGAAGAAGATGGCGGCGATGCCCACGGCTTCCGCCACGGTTTCCTCGTCGTCGAGTTCCAGGCGCTTCTCGATCTGCTCGCGCATGTACGTCAGCGCCCGTTGCCGGGCCTCGTCCAGCAGTTCCTCCAGGTAGATGACGTTGCCCTGGCGGGTGGACATGCCCTGCACCAGGCCGAAGTTCACGTGCACACAGTCTTGCCACCAAGGGTGTCCCAGGAGCTTCAGGACCGTGAAGAGCTGGTGAAAATGGAGCGACTGGCCGCTGGCCACCACGTAGACGATGCGGTCGCAGCCGTAGGTGTCGTGGCGGTAGCGCGCCGCCGCCACATCCCGGGTCAGGTACAGGGTGGTGCCGTCGGCCTTTTCCAGGAGCGCGGGCGTATCGATGCCCTCTCCCGACAGGTCGATGATGAGGGCGCCGTCGGACTCCGTGGCCAGCCCCTTGGCGCGGGCCTCCTCGATGACGGCGTCCATCTTGTCGTTGAAGAACGACTCGCCGGTGTAGGAGTCGAAGCGCACGCCCAATCGCTCGTAGATGTGCTTGAAATAGTCGAGGCTGGTGTCGCGAATGCGGCGCCACAGCTCCAGCGCCTCCGGATCGCCGGCTTCCTGGCGGCGGAACCACTCGCGCGCCTCCTCCACCAGCTCCGGCGCGCCGTCGGCGACTTCGTGAAACTTGACGTAGAGCCGGTTGAGGCTCATCAGGTCGTTCTCGTCGCCGGGCTTGCCGAAGTGCTTGAGCCCGGTGATCTGCCGGCCGAACTGGGTGCCCCAGTCGCCCACATGGTTGATGCCCACGACCTCATGGCCCAGGGCCTCGAAGATGCGCACCAGCGCCCCGCCGATGATGGTGGAGCGCAGGTGTCCCACGTGGAAAGGCTTGGCGATGTTGGGCGACGAGTAGTCGATGGCGACGGTCTCGCCCGCGCCGTCCTCGCAGCGGCCGTAGGCCTCCCCCGCCGCTGCCGCCTCGCGCAGCACCGCCTCGGCGAAACGCGTGCGGTCCACCGACAGGTTGACGTAGCCCCCCGCCGCGTCGGCGCCGGACAGGAGGTCCAGGTCCGCCGACGCCTTCTCCGCGAGCTCCTGCGCGATGAGCGGCGGCGCCTTGCGCAGCTTCTTGGCCAGCGTGAAGCACGGGAAGGCGAAATCGCCCATGTCCGGCCTGGGCGGCACCGTCAGCATGCGCGCCACCGCGTCCGATTCCAGCTCCGCGTGCCGCGCGATCACCTCGGCGGCCTCTTGACGAAAGTCGGCCGCGTTCATGGTTTCAAACGTCCCGTGGGCTTCCAAACACGCATTTCGCCAAGTCTAGCACAAAGGCATGAGACTGAGCAGGGAGCCCAGCATTGCCTCGGTCTTCCGCATCCGTTGCACTTTACCGCGGTTTCGCTGAAATTGGGCAATCAGTCTCTTCTACGGAAGGAAGCGGATGACCGTGGACCCTCTTGGGCGTATGACGATCACGACACCCCCATACGCCCTCAACTCGACCATTCTCGACCTTGCCGAACGGATCGGCGAAGCCATCGGGCGGGCGGAAGACGCAGCGGTTCGGGCGGACCTTCTGCTGCGCCGCGCCAATCGTATCCGCACCATTCACGGTTCGCTGGCCATCGAAGGCAACACCCTCACGGAAGAACAGGTCTCGACCATCCTCGAAGGCAAACCGGTGATCGCGCCGCTTCGGGAAATTCAGGAAGTCCGCAACGCCATCAAGGCCTATGAACAGTTCCCGCGATGGAACCCCGGCCGCGAGGCCGATCTGCTGAACGCGCACGGCGTACTGATGGCCGGGTTGCTGGACGCTCCGGGCCGCTACCGGCGCGGCGGCGTGGGCGTAATGGGACCCGCGGAAGTACACCACATCGGCCCTCCGGCTGACCGCGTGCCGCACCTCATGTCGAACCTGCTTTCGTGGTTGGACAGCACCGAAGAGCACCCGGTCATTGCCAGCTCCGTGTTTCACTACGAGTTCGAGTTCATTCATCCCTTCGAGGACGGTAACGGCAGGATGGGTCGACTCTGGCAGACCTTGGTCCTGACGCGGTGGAAGCCTCTGTTCGCTCATGTCCCGGTTGAAAGTCTGGTACATGCACGACAGAACGAGTACTACGACGCAATCCGGACCAGTTCCGCCCACGGCGAAAGCACCCCGTTCATCATTTTCATGCTGGAGGCCATTCTTGAAGCCGTTCGCGGTTTCGGTGCCACCGACCAAGTAAGCGACCAGGTAAGCGACCAAGTAACCCGATTGCTCGCCGCACTCCGGGGCGGCCCGAAATCTGCCACTCAACTCCTGGCAGCGCTCGGACTGTCGCACCGTCCGACGCTTCGCAGAAACTACATTCGACCGGCGCTCGACGCCGGATTGGTCGAAATGACTCGCCCGGAGTCGCCGACAGCGAGGAACCAGCAGTATCGCCTGCGGGGCGTGGGCGGACGGTAGTACGATGAGGCGGATAGAGGACGAGACGCTGGACGAGCGCGCGTCGCTTCGCTTGTCTCTGTGCGTTACGAGTCACCGGAGCGACGATTTCATGTGCGTTCCAAGGGAGCAGGCATGGCCATAACGAACAAGCGTGAGAAGACGTCGAAGAAAACGGCTCGTGACAGTGCCGGCGCGGTTGCGGCTCCATCCGGGAAGATGGACAACAAGCGTTACGAGAAAGAGCTGCTCAGGCTCCAGATCGAGCTGGTCACCATGCTCGAATGGATCAAGCAGCACGGGCTGAAGGTGGTGGTGCTGTTCGAGGGTCGCGACGCGGCGGGCAAGGGCGGCGTCATCAAGCGCATCACCCAGCACCTGAGCCCGCGGATCTGCCGCGTGGTGGCGTTGCCGGCGCCCACCGAACGCGAAAAGACCCAATGGTATTTTCAGCGCTACGTGCCTCACCTGCCGGCCGCGGGGGAGATGGTGCTGTTCGACCGGAGTTGGTACAACCGGGCCGGAGTCGAGAGGGTCATGGGCTTCTGCACCCACGAGGAATACCAGGAGTTCCTGCGTAGCTGCCCGGAGTTCGAGCGCATGCTGGTCCGCTCCGGCATCACCGTGATCAAGTACTGGTTCTCGATCTCCGACGAGGAACAGGAACGGCGCTTCCGGAGCCGGCTCCAGCTCAAGCACAAACGCTGGAAGCTGAGCCCGATGGACCTGGAATCACGGCGGCGCTGGGTCGACTATTCGAGGGCCAAGGACGAGATGTTCGCCCACACCGACATCAAGCAGGCACCGTGGTACGTGGTTGAAGCGGACGTGAAGAAACACGCGCGGCTCAACTGCATCAGCCATCTGCTGAGCATGATCCCCTATGAGGATAGGACGCCCGAACCGATCAAGCTGCCTAAACGCACGGATGCCGGCGCCTATGTCCGCCCGCCCATCACGGACCAGACCTTCGTCCCCGCGGTGTATCCCGGGAAGCAAAAGTAGTCTCGACCGAGATTCAGCCTCGGCCTCCGGTCCCGGGACGCGCGAGCTACGCGGGTCCGGTGTCCTGGAACGCCGGCGCCACGTGGCGGCTGAAGCGCTCCATGGATGCCAGGACCTTCTCCTGCTTGAGGCCGCCGAAGTGGAAGCAGAGTCCGATGTGGGTGGGGCCCACCACGTCGATGATGGACCGGAGGTGCTCGATGCAGGTATCGGGGCCGCCGAACACGCCGCGGTTGTCCTGCACCATGGCGTCGTAGGCCAGACGCGCGTAGATCTTGTCCAGCATGGGCACGCGCGCGGGGTCAAGGCGCACCTCGTCGAGGGCGAACTCGCGCCAGCGGTGCCAGGCGTCCTCCACCTCGGCGCGGGCGTGGCCGTCGTCCTCGCCGACGTAGATCGGGTACATGACGAAGACGTCGTGGTCTTCCTCGGAGTACCCGGCGTCCCGCAGGCTTTCGAGGTAGACCTCGATGCGCGGACGCTGCTCGGCGTTGCTGCCGATCCACGGCAGGGTCATGAGGTGGTAGCCGTGGCTGCCGATCATGCGGAAGTTGTCCAGGTCGCGGTTGGCGGGCACGTAGATGGGCGGATGCGGCTGCTGGCGCGGGCGCGGGCGCACGGTCATGCCGTGGTAGCTGAAGAACTCGCCGTCCCACTCCACGGTCTCCTCCGTCCAGGCCATGCGGATGACATCCAGGGCTTCCACGAGCCGGGGCTGCGCCGTGCTCCAGTCGTACCCGTACACCTCGTACTCGTGGGGACTCATGCCCCGGCCGGCACCGAAGAGCACCCGTCCGTCGCAGAGAAGGTCGAGCATGGCGTACTCTTCGGCGATCTGAAGCGGGTGGTGCATGGGCACGAGGGACACCGCTGAACCGAGCCGGAGGCGTTGGGTGCGCTGGGAGGCGGCGGACAGCAGCATCTGCGGGCTGGGCATCATGCCGCCGAAGAGCCGGAAGTGATGCTCGGTGACCCAGAGGCTGTCGAAGCCCAGGCTCTCGGCGGCATCGATCTGTTCCAGCCAGCGCGCGTAGAGCTCCCGCGAGTCGCCGTCCAGCTCGGGAACGTAGGTGTTGAGCAGGTAGTATCCGAACTTCATGGCTGTCCTTCGTTTCCCGTTGCCTTCAGCCTCTCCCTCAACACATCCAGATCAGGCCCGATCGGCTCCAACGCGTCGGTGGACATGGCGACGCTGCCGACCTGCTTCAACCCGTGGCCGGTGACGTTGCACACCACCAGGTCGTCGGCGCCGATGACGCCCTCGCCGCGCAGGCGGATGGCCGCGGCCAGAGACGTGGCGGCGGCGGGCTCGGCGAAGATGCCGGCCATGCGCGCCAGCAGCCCCTGGGCCACGAGGATCTCCTCGTCCGACAGCGCCACGCCGGTGCCGCCGCTGGCGCGCACGGCGCGCAGCGCGCGCAGTCCCAGCGCATGCGGGTTGCCCACCCGGATGCTCTCGGCCACCGTGGCCCCCGCGCTCACGGGCTCCACGGTGGCGCTGGCGCTCTCGAGGGCGGCGACGATGGGCGCGGCGGCCGCGCTCTGCGCCGCCACCAACCGGGGGAAGCGGTGCACCCAGCCGAGGCCGTGCAATTCCTGATAGCCCTTCCACATGGCCACCAGCCCCGCGCCTCCGGCTGTGGGGTGAATGACCCAGTGAGGCACGTGCTCGTCCAACTGGTCGAAGAGCTCGAAGGCGTAGGACTTCTTGCCCTCGTTGCGGTACGGGTTCGTGGACAGGCAGTCGTACCAGCCGAACTCCTTGACCGCCGCCCGGTAGAACGCGCCCATGCCGTCGAGGTCCGCGTCCACCGTCACGACGGTGGCGCCGCAGGCGCGCGCCTGGATCACCTTGGCCGCGTCCGTGCCCGCCGGCACCAACACCACGCTGCGCAGGCCCGCGGCCGCGGCATAGGCCGCCACCGAGGCGGCGGCGTTGCCGGTGGACGGAACCGCGGCGGTGCCGAAGCCCAGCTCCACGGCGCGGGAGATGCCCACGCTGTTGCTGCGGTCCTTGAGGGAGCCCGACGGAAGCAGCGTGTCGTTCTTGACGTAGAGGCGCTCCAGCCCCAGGTGCGCGCCGAGCCCGCGGCACCGGGTGAGCGGGGTGTAGCCCTCTCCCAGGGACACCACCGAGCCGCGGTTCTTCACCGGGAAGAAATCGAACCAGCGCCACAGGCTCTTGTCGGCGCTGGTGCGGATGACGCGCACGTCGGAGCGGGTCAGGTGCCCGAGGTCCATGTGCGCCTCCAGCACGGCGCCGCACGCGCCGCACGCGAAGGTGTCGTCGGTCACCGCCTCCCAGCCGCACTGCGGACAGCGCAACGCCGCGATCCTGCCCATGATCCCCTCAGGCCCCGGCTTCCCGGGCGTCCTCCCACAGCACCTCGACGGGATGAAGCGCCCGGCGTCCGGTGAGGTGCTCGATCTGCTGCCGGCAGGAGATGCCCGAGGCCACCACCCGCGCGTCCTCCGGTGTCGTCTCCACGGCGGGCACCAGACGGCGGTTGGCGATGGTGACGGACACGTCGTAGTGCTCCTTCTCGAAGCCGAAGGAACCGGCCATGCCGCAGCAGCCGGAGTCCACCTCGCGCACCTCGTGCCCGGCGTCGCGCAGCACCGACACCGTCGGCGCCATGCCCACCAAGGCCTTCTGGTGGCAATGGCCGTGCAGCAGCACCGGCGGTCTCGGCGAGCCGCCGTTGGTCAACGAACTTGCGACGTCGTCGCCCATGAGCAGCTCCTCGATGAGCAGCGTCCGGCCCGCCACCAGGCGCGCCGGCTCGTTGCG
The DNA window shown above is from Deltaproteobacteria bacterium and carries:
- a CDS encoding DUF2007 domain-containing protein; its protein translation is MAYVDVFRTVDVTTLAVVKSVLDGAGITYVVQGESALSLLPVGPLWGGFGSAGMAATIQVPEEEAEDALELLQEVTDPDPDTE
- the surE gene encoding 5'/3'-nucleotidase SurE; its protein translation is MKLLLTNDDGIDAPGLEVLERAVREWADPVVVAPAVGKSGVGHQVTTDRPIPVEQRDARHYSVEGMPADCVRIGLTEIVPDAAWVLAGVNRGANLGADVYISGTVAAAREAALLGCRALAISQYVAKGLELDWDAVFRRAALLLRRLLTTELSQGEYWNANMPHLPEEAEVDAVVCPLDTRPLGVAYRREDGAFIYQAEYRKRPRQPGRDVDVCLGGRIAVTRLVLDIAGAAVNPDPSALEEAAGRVRTL
- the argS gene encoding arginine--tRNA ligase, with amino-acid sequence MNAADFRQEAAEVIARHAELESDAVARMLTVPPRPDMGDFAFPCFTLAKKLRKAPPLIAQELAEKASADLDLLSGADAAGGYVNLSVDRTRFAEAVLREAAAAGEAYGRCEDGAGETVAIDYSSPNIAKPFHVGHLRSTIIGGALVRIFEALGHEVVGINHVGDWGTQFGRQITGLKHFGKPGDENDLMSLNRLYVKFHEVADGAPELVEEAREWFRRQEAGDPEALELWRRIRDTSLDYFKHIYERLGVRFDSYTGESFFNDKMDAVIEEARAKGLATESDGALIIDLSGEGIDTPALLEKADGTTLYLTRDVAAARYRHDTYGCDRIVYVVASGQSLHFHQLFTVLKLLGHPWWQDCVHVNFGLVQGMSTRQGNVIYLEELLDEARQRALTYMREQIEKRLELDDEETVAEAVGIAAIFFADLSKQRIKDYRFDWDLAISFDGDTGPYLMSAHARIAGILRNCGLEPDPEADVSPLVEPEAHRLVSLVARYPDVLREAGRLYEPSVLCNYLLELARGLHGSYAVLRVKGEETGKAQARLLLFTAVKQVLRSGLTILGIRPLERM
- a CDS encoding Fic family protein, which encodes MTITTPPYALNSTILDLAERIGEAIGRAEDAAVRADLLLRRANRIRTIHGSLAIEGNTLTEEQVSTILEGKPVIAPLREIQEVRNAIKAYEQFPRWNPGREADLLNAHGVLMAGLLDAPGRYRRGGVGVMGPAEVHHIGPPADRVPHLMSNLLSWLDSTEEHPVIASSVFHYEFEFIHPFEDGNGRMGRLWQTLVLTRWKPLFAHVPVESLVHARQNEYYDAIRTSSAHGESTPFIIFMLEAILEAVRGFGATDQVSDQVSDQVTRLLAALRGGPKSATQLLAALGLSHRPTLRRNYIRPALDAGLVEMTRPESPTARNQQYRLRGVGGR
- the ppk2 gene encoding polyphosphate kinase 2 — translated: MDNKRYEKELLRLQIELVTMLEWIKQHGLKVVVLFEGRDAAGKGGVIKRITQHLSPRICRVVALPAPTEREKTQWYFQRYVPHLPAAGEMVLFDRSWYNRAGVERVMGFCTHEEYQEFLRSCPEFERMLVRSGITVIKYWFSISDEEQERRFRSRLQLKHKRWKLSPMDLESRRRWVDYSRAKDEMFAHTDIKQAPWYVVEADVKKHARLNCISHLLSMIPYEDRTPEPIKLPKRTDAGAYVRPPITDQTFVPAVYPGKQK
- a CDS encoding LLM class flavin-dependent oxidoreductase, with the protein product MKFGYYLLNTYVPELDGDSRELYARWLEQIDAAESLGFDSLWVTEHHFRLFGGMMPSPQMLLSAASQRTQRLRLGSAVSLVPMHHPLQIAEEYAMLDLLCDGRVLFGAGRGMSPHEYEVYGYDWSTAQPRLVEALDVIRMAWTEETVEWDGEFFSYHGMTVRPRPRQQPHPPIYVPANRDLDNFRMIGSHGYHLMTLPWIGSNAEQRPRIEVYLESLRDAGYSEEDHDVFVMYPIYVGEDDGHARAEVEDAWHRWREFALDEVRLDPARVPMLDKIYARLAYDAMVQDNRGVFGGPDTCIEHLRSIIDVVGPTHIGLCFHFGGLKQEKVLASMERFSRHVAPAFQDTGPA
- a CDS encoding threonine synthase, which encodes MGRIAALRCPQCGWEAVTDDTFACGACGAVLEAHMDLGHLTRSDVRVIRTSADKSLWRWFDFFPVKNRGSVVSLGEGYTPLTRCRGLGAHLGLERLYVKNDTLLPSGSLKDRSNSVGISRAVELGFGTAAVPSTGNAAASVAAYAAAAGLRSVVLVPAGTDAAKVIQARACGATVVTVDADLDGMGAFYRAAVKEFGWYDCLSTNPYRNEGKKSYAFELFDQLDEHVPHWVIHPTAGGAGLVAMWKGYQELHGLGWVHRFPRLVAAQSAAAAPIVAALESASATVEPVSAGATVAESIRVGNPHALGLRALRAVRASGGTGVALSDEEILVAQGLLARMAGIFAEPAAATSLAAAIRLRGEGVIGADDLVVCNVTGHGLKQVGSVAMSTDALEPIGPDLDVLRERLKATGNEGQP